The DNA region GCCGTGGCGGTCGCCGCGGCGCCGGGGCCGGACTGGCTGGCCCTGCGCGACGCGGTGAACCGCGCGGATGAAGCGGCCGCGCGGGTGTTCCGCGACACCGTCGCCGCCCTGGCCCTGCCGCGGGCCTTCGCGGCGGCCGCGGCCGAGGGCGGCATCGGCGCCATCGCCTTCGGGGTGCTCGACCGGGAGCTGATGGTCATCGAGGCGGTGGCGACGCCCGAACCCCTGCGCGGCCGCGGCCATGCCCGGCGCGCGGTCGGCGCGCTGCTGCGCTGGGGCCGGGCGGAGGGCGCCCGGGCCGCCTGCCTGCAGGTCGTCGCCGCGAACATGCCGGCGCGAGGGCTCTACCGCGCCCTCGGCTTCGAGCGCGAACTGTACCGCTATCACTACCGGGTCGGTCCGGAGCCGGGCTGAGACTCGGGGCGGGTCGCGGCCCGCAACTGCGCCCAGTCCCGGCCGACGGCCGTCGTCTCAGGCGTCGAACAGCGAGCCCTGCCGCGTCGGGGCAGGGCGCGTGCCGGCCCGCTTGCCCGGCGTCGCCGACGGGGCCGCGCCGCCGCGACGTCCGGACCTCGCCGTCGGTGACGGATCGGCGGGCAGGGACGGGTCGGCCGTCCCGTCGGGCACGGCCGTCACGGTCCCGTCGGCGAATTGCAGGCTGAGCCGCTGCGCGGCCGCCGCCTCCGCGGCGCGACGGACGGGCAGACCGGCCGCATCGCGCACCAGCACGTAGCCGCGGTCGAGCACCGCGCGGTAGCTGAGCGAGCCGAGCAGGCCCGCCAGACCGTCGAGCCGGTCGCGCCGCCGCTCGATGCTGCGCGCGCCGGCCTGGCCGAGGCGCTCCGACAGGGCGAGAAGCCGGTCGGTGCGACGCGCCTGCAGCGCCCGGGCCCGTTCCAGGCTGGCCTCGCGCGCGACGACGAGGCGGCGCCCGAGCTGGATCAGGGCCTCGCCCTTGCGCTGGACGTCGTTGCGCAGGGCGTGGAGGGGCCGGTGGTCGATCCGCGCCAGCCGCGCGCGGGCGTTGGCGAGGGCCACGTCGGGCGAGCGACGGGCCATCCGGTCGAGCAGGAGCTGGAGCCGCGCCCGGTGGCGGCTCGCGCCCGCCGCCAGCGC from Methylobacterium sp. NMS14P includes:
- a CDS encoding GNAT family N-acetyltransferase, which codes for MTDLEQAWRVEEACLNAWPSPRELLVHGYLLRAAGGRSKRQNSVNPMRGSGAPGPAIAAARAIYGRLGQRPIFRVPAIAPQMEPLLAGGDYTVVDETCTLIRALDDLTSAPDPAVAVAAAPGPDWLALRDAVNRADEAAARVFRDTVAALALPRAFAAAAAEGGIGAIAFGVLDRELMVIEAVATPEPLRGRGHARRAVGALLRWGRAEGARAACLQVVAANMPARGLYRALGFERELYRYHYRVGPEPG